In Trichocoleus sp. FACHB-46, a genomic segment contains:
- a CDS encoding IS1 family transposase — MQCPDCQSTHVVKNGRRQQQQNYLCRQCSRQFLDAYQPKGY, encoded by the coding sequence ATGCAATGTCCAGACTGTCAATCCACTCACGTCGTCAAAAACGGTCGCCGTCAACAGCAGCAGAACTACTTGTGCCGTCAGTGCTCTCGTCAGTTCCTGGATGCTTACCAGCCCAAAGGCTATC